A genome region from Paenibacillus sp. J23TS9 includes the following:
- a CDS encoding M50 family metallopeptidase has protein sequence MINIRGIKLSLHPFFVILMLFSVITGHFLELIVLFSIVFIHELGHMTAALLFGVRIRSVQLLPFGGVVEMEDHGQLTAWKEIGIALAGPFQNVLMIGAALLLREIIPGDGAFLNYVIYGNAMIALFNLLPVLPLDGGKVVHAAASLLFPYHPTLLWSSRISVVCSMGVVFFSVLPLLQGEGRIQLNLLLIGIFLLYSNWIDYRHVPYRFSRFLMNRENRFGAGARAGVLVQPIIVDQAKHLDNILRLFKRENYHVIYVINKQGSLIAMLPEQRLISAYFAGLHI, from the coding sequence TTGATTAATATTCGGGGGATCAAGCTGTCACTGCATCCTTTTTTCGTTATCCTCATGTTGTTTTCCGTCATTACCGGTCATTTTTTAGAATTGATCGTTTTATTTTCTATTGTGTTTATCCATGAACTCGGGCATATGACAGCTGCTCTGCTTTTTGGCGTGCGTATCCGCTCGGTCCAGTTGCTACCGTTTGGCGGTGTAGTGGAAATGGAGGATCACGGGCAGCTGACTGCGTGGAAAGAGATCGGCATTGCGCTCGCCGGCCCGTTTCAAAATGTTCTGATGATCGGTGCGGCGCTGCTTCTGCGTGAGATAATTCCGGGGGACGGAGCCTTTTTGAACTATGTAATTTATGGTAACGCCATGATCGCGTTATTTAATCTTCTGCCGGTTCTCCCTTTGGATGGGGGCAAGGTTGTGCATGCTGCCGCCAGTCTGCTTTTCCCCTATCATCCAACCCTGCTCTGGTCTTCAAGAATCAGCGTTGTATGCAGTATGGGCGTGGTTTTCTTCTCGGTTTTGCCGCTTCTGCAGGGAGAAGGGCGGATACAGCTGAACCTGCTGCTTATCGGTATTTTTCTACTGTACTCCAACTGGATAGATTATCGGCATGTACCATACCGGTTTTCCAGATTTCTCATGAACAGGGAAAATAGATTCGGCGCTGGGGCTCGGGCAGGGGTGTTGGTACAGCCGATCATTGTGGATCAGGCGAAACATTTGGACAATATTTTGCGTCTATTTAAAAGAGAGAATTATCATGTCATTTATGTGATTAACAAGCAGGGCAGCCTTATTGCTATGCTTCCGGAGCAGCGCCTGATTTCGGCTTATTTCGCCGGGCTCCACATATAA
- a CDS encoding Rne/Rng family ribonuclease, which yields MKQMIVHYESKQTQMALVEEGKLVEFAIERSHNHSLVGSFYKGRVVNVLPGMQAAFVDIGHKKNAFLYVDDVLHPHLEKQPKEKPSIENLLRVGQEVVVQVMKEPLGSKGPRVTTHYSLPGRWVVYMPNADYVAVSKKVSKEHERSRLKMLGEEIRHEGEGIIMRTVSEEENPGAIAGDLDLLREQWRMIQKRADASVAPSLLHQDLSIVQRFIRDVFDPQQDELQIDSAKGAREAEMFLEEIAHGSHLPVTVYQGQEHIFRSFGIQEQMERDFSRKVILESGGSIVWDQTEALTVVDVNTGKYIGGDSLEDTVTRTNLLAAEEIARLIRLRDVGGIIIVDFIDMEQDQHRQDVVDRLEAGMSKDRTKSHVVGWTKLGLLELTRKKVRDDTAMLFAKPCDTCEGTGKINLLGIH from the coding sequence ATGAAACAAATGATTGTTCATTATGAATCGAAGCAGACGCAGATGGCCCTCGTGGAGGAAGGCAAACTGGTAGAGTTTGCGATTGAACGCAGCCATAATCACAGTCTGGTAGGGAGCTTTTATAAAGGACGTGTCGTCAATGTGCTTCCGGGCATGCAGGCGGCTTTTGTGGATATCGGTCATAAAAAGAATGCTTTTTTGTATGTGGACGATGTGCTGCATCCCCATCTGGAGAAGCAGCCTAAAGAGAAACCGTCGATTGAGAATCTGCTCCGCGTCGGGCAGGAAGTGGTTGTACAGGTCATGAAGGAGCCGCTTGGTAGCAAGGGTCCGAGAGTCACCACCCATTACTCACTCCCGGGAAGATGGGTTGTGTATATGCCGAATGCCGATTATGTTGCGGTTTCCAAAAAGGTCAGCAAAGAGCATGAACGCAGCCGCCTGAAAATGCTGGGGGAAGAAATCCGGCATGAAGGGGAAGGCATCATCATGAGAACGGTCTCCGAGGAAGAGAATCCGGGCGCAATTGCTGGGGATCTCGATTTGCTTCGTGAGCAGTGGCGGATGATTCAAAAACGCGCAGACGCCAGCGTGGCTCCCTCACTTTTGCATCAGGACCTAAGTATTGTACAGCGGTTTATCCGGGATGTGTTTGATCCGCAGCAGGATGAATTGCAAATCGACAGCGCCAAAGGAGCCAGGGAAGCGGAAATGTTCCTGGAGGAAATTGCACACGGCAGTCATTTGCCTGTTACAGTGTATCAAGGACAAGAACATATTTTCAGAAGCTTTGGCATCCAGGAGCAGATGGAGCGGGATTTTTCGCGCAAGGTCATTCTGGAAAGCGGTGGCTCGATCGTCTGGGACCAAACGGAGGCTCTTACGGTCGTTGATGTGAATACAGGCAAATATATTGGCGGGGACAGCCTGGAGGATACGGTGACGCGCACCAATTTACTAGCTGCGGAAGAGATCGCCAGACTGATCAGACTCCGCGATGTAGGCGGCATTATTATTGTTGATTTTATTGATATGGAGCAGGACCAGCATCGTCAGGATGTGGTGGACAGGCTGGAGGCAGGTATGAGTAAAGACCGTACGAAAAGTCATGTAGTCGGGTGGACCAAGCTGGGTCTGTTGGAGCTGACACGCAAAAAGGTACGCGATGATACGGCTATGCTGTTCGCGAAGCCTTGTGATACATGTGAAGGTACGGGTAAAATAAACCTGTTAGGCATCCATTGA
- the rplU gene encoding 50S ribosomal protein L21, with product MYAIIETGGKQYKVQEGDVLYIEKLNAGDGESVTFDRVLAVSNDNGLVAGTPLVSGAAVTAKVERHGKGAKVVVYKYKPKKNYHKKQGHRQPYTKVTIEKIQA from the coding sequence ATGTACGCAATTATCGAAACTGGCGGTAAACAATACAAAGTTCAAGAGGGCGACGTATTGTACATCGAAAAATTGAATGCGGGCGACGGCGAAAGCGTGACTTTCGATCGTGTATTGGCCGTATCTAATGACAACGGTTTGGTAGCAGGTACGCCACTGGTTTCCGGCGCAGCTGTAACCGCAAAAGTGGAGAGACATGGCAAAGGTGCAAAGGTTGTAGTATACAAATACAAACCTAAGAAAAACTACCACAAGAAACAAGGCCATCGTCAACCTTACACTAAAGTAACCATCGAAAAAATCCAGGCGTAA
- a CDS encoding ribosomal-processing cysteine protease Prp, with product MINVRILRQEDGSIHGFEVKGHANYAKHGEDIVCAGISTVTVGTVNSLEALTGTVMDSRMNDGFLSAYLPVDGNGNAESQAQLLLESMVVMLNSIAESYGKYIQIKEVITQRRR from the coding sequence TTGATTAATGTGCGCATACTACGTCAAGAGGATGGCAGCATCCATGGCTTTGAGGTAAAGGGACATGCGAACTATGCGAAACATGGTGAAGATATTGTGTGCGCCGGCATATCGACGGTCACGGTCGGAACTGTGAATTCCTTGGAGGCATTAACCGGAACCGTAATGGACAGCAGAATGAATGATGGTTTTTTAAGCGCCTATCTTCCCGTTGACGGGAATGGAAATGCTGAAAGCCAAGCACAACTGCTGCTCGAGTCTATGGTAGTCATGCTGAATTCGATTGCAGAATCATACGGGAAGTATATTCAAATAAAAGAAGTTATTACTCAAAGAAGGAGGTAG
- the rpmA gene encoding 50S ribosomal protein L27, with protein MLKLNLQLFASKKGVGSTKNGRDSQAKRLGVKRADGQTVTGGSILVRQRGTKIHPGTNVGIGKDDTLFAKVDGVVKFERWGRDRKKVSVYPVDVAPVAAAVEA; from the coding sequence ATGTTAAAGTTGAATCTTCAATTGTTCGCATCGAAAAAGGGTGTTGGTTCCACAAAGAACGGACGCGACAGCCAAGCAAAACGCCTCGGCGTTAAGCGTGCTGACGGACAAACCGTTACTGGCGGAAGCATTTTGGTTCGTCAACGCGGAACTAAAATTCATCCTGGTACGAACGTGGGCATCGGCAAAGACGATACTTTGTTTGCAAAAGTGGACGGCGTTGTGAAATTCGAACGTTGGGGCCGCGATCGCAAAAAAGTGAGCGTCTACCCTGTTGATGTCGCTCCGGTAGCGGCAGCAGTGGAAGCGTAA